One part of the Leclercia sp. LSNIH1 genome encodes these proteins:
- the ynhH gene encoding protein YnhH: MKRCFHFPFAHLSAYNARLSSDEWFQRLDYKKQRIQLNLSPWAETQAHILLHAQLMSPILTACHKKFRNTGLTPGLCAPGARFPYPSQLKD, from the coding sequence TTGAAACGCTGTTTTCATTTTCCTTTTGCGCATCTTTCAGCGTATAATGCGCGCCTGTCTTCTGATGAATGGTTTCAGCGCTTGGACTACAAAAAACAACGCATACAACTTAACCTCTCTCCCTGGGCTGAAACACAGGCACACATTCTTCTGCACGCTCAATTGATGTCACCTATCCTTACTGCGTGCCATAAAAAATTTCGCAACACAGGTTTGACTCCAGGGCTCTGCGCCCCCGGAGCGAGATTTCCATATCCTTCCCAACTTAAAGACTAA